The following is a genomic window from Trachemys scripta elegans isolate TJP31775 chromosome 7, CAS_Tse_1.0, whole genome shotgun sequence.
cagggtggaagagaacaaggggagagaggagccatcatgaagaatcccctagctatcacctgagctgcaacaagagctgtacctggggaaagaattgtgcccaggcctggaaggtatccagtctgagaaaaaacttactgaagcatctctgagggtgagattatctgtattcagtttgattaggcatagatttgcgcattttattttattttgcttggtgacttactttgttctgtctgttactacttggaaccacttaaatcctattttctgtatttaataaaatcactttttatttagtaatttactcagaggatgtattaatacctgggggagcaaacaactgtgcatctatcagtgttatagagggcgaacaatttctgggtttgccctgcataagctttatgcagggtaaaacggatttatttgggtttagaccccattgggagttgggcatctgagtgctaaagacaagcacacttctgggagctgttttcaggtaaacttgcagctttgggacaagtgattcagaccctgggtctgtgtctggagccagacgggagtgtctggctcagcaagacagggtgctggagtcctgagctggcagggaaaacaggagcaggggtagtctttacacatcgggtggcagctcccaagggggtttctgtgatccaatccgtcACACTTTGCACTTGGTCTAGTTATAAAATTAACTGGATTAAAACAGAAATGTTGACATTCAAGCTTTTGTGAATGGAGAACTTCAAAGCATTTGTTCTACACCTTGTTTGTGGAACTCTTTAAACTCAAACAGATCATTTTATAGGATATATTGAATAAACGTATTGGACTCTCAACACTTTAGGCTGCACTTCACGTAGATGAACTATGTCTGTGTAATATTTATGCTATAATTCATTTCTGTGTTGATACTGGGGGACTGTACCTTTGAAACAGTGGATAACACAGAAAGCGACTATCACTCATTTCATTCAGTTTTGTCTTCAAGTAGAATGATAATCACCAGCTGTATTAAAATACTGTAAAGATATTTGAAAAAGAATCCATTCATTAACAAAATTCACCCATAATGACCATTTCTGTCCTACTTTGAAACAGCATTCGGAAAATAATATTTCACAAGCTAGCAATCTGGTTAACAATCAAGAGGCATATTGCAGATCGGAGATGTATCAAAATGACAATGTAATGACCTCCCCACAGTTGAAGGATACATTTTGCTTCCTGGTTACCACCAAGGAAAGGgtaattatttgtgtgtgtaagcACAGACTCTGGGTGTGTTAATGAGTGTAGTAATGGCTGCAGGTGTGTGTAGCACAGGTTGTGTGCTTGTTAGAGGGTGTAACACAGGCTGTGTGTGAGTGGGGTGTACAGTATAGACTGTTGTTGATTGCATGTGGATGTAGCACAGATGAGGTGCTTGTTAAGCCGTGTGCACAGACTGGGCGGGTGTGCAGTACAGACTGGATGCAGGTGTGTGCGTAGACTGAATTAGGTGTTCGTTAGGGGGTGTAGCGCAGGCTGTGTGTGAGTGGGGTGTGAAGTACAGGCTGTTGGATGCAAATGTGTGTGTAGCCTGGATTGGGTGTTCATTAGGGGTGTAGCACAGGCTGTGTGTAAGTGGAGTGTGCAGTGCAGCCCAGATGGGTTGTTGGCTAAGGGTGTAGCACAGGTTGTGTGATCTGTTGAGCAGTGGAGGAGGGGGTGACGGTGTGTCACAGGCAGAGAGCAGATGCTCTTTCGGGTTACAGTGACAGTTGTTAGTCCCAGCACAAATGCTACCTAGTTCTGCTGCTGCCCCGCTCTCTGGGGCTCAAGTGCCAGGCCCTGCTGGTTatctccccagcacagctgcactCCCAGCCCCCGCTGTCCCACCCTGGCTGGCTGAGGTCACAATGCCCTGGctgagtgcaggggctgcaggtagCAGCTGTCTCGGCTGAGCTCGTCCAACTGTGGAGCCCAGCCAGCGGCAGGAGGCACCTGGTGCATTCAGACCTGGGGAGAGCTCTGGATAAGGGGCCCTGGCCTCTAGTGCTGACGTCCAGCCCAGTGCCTGTCCCGAGTCCAACCCTGCCCACCGCcccctgtagtgtggggcccacgCCTGCTCCCACTAGGTTGCTGGGAGCTTTGCAGGGACTTTAGCGGCAGCAGGAAGCCTTGATACCTCCAGTGCAGGCTGGGTGAATGCGTGCTGCCAGAGGAATCAACAACAAAGCCCCACTCTGCCTTCAGTGCGGGGTGGCTTCCCCCATGGGacattttcatagattcaaagattctaggactggaagggacctcgagaggtcatcgagtccagtcccctgtcctcatggaaggaccaaatactgtctagaccatccctgatagacatttatctaacctactcttaaatatctccagagacggagattccacaacctccctaggcaatttattccagtgtttaaccaccctgacagttagaaactttttcctaatgtctaacctagatctcccttgttgcagttttaagcccattgcttcttgttctatccttagaggctaaggtgaacaagttttctccctcctccttatgccacccttttagatacctgaaaactgctatcatgtcccctctcagtcttctcttttccaaagtaaacaaacccagttctttcagccttccttcttaggtcatgttctcaagacctttaatcattcttgttgctcttctctggaccctttccaatttctccacatctttcttgaaatgcggtgcccagaactggacacaatactccagctgaggcctaaccagagcacagtagagcggaagaatgacttctcgtgtcttgctcacaacacacctgttaatacatcccagaatcgtgtttgctttttttgcaacagcatcacactgttgactcatatttagcttgttgtccactataacccctagatccctttctgccgtactccttcctagacagtctcttcctgttctgtatgtgtgaaactgattttttcttcctaaggggagcactttgcatttgtctttgttaaacttcatcctgtttaactcaaaccatttctccaatttgtccagatcattttgaattatgaccctgtcctccaaagcagttgcaatccctcccagtttggtatcatccgcaaacttaataaatGTACTTTCTATATCAATATCTaaatcgttaatgaagatattgaacagacctggtcccaaaacagacccctgcggaaccccactcgttatgcctttccagcaggattgggaaccattaataacaactctctgagtacagttatccagccagttatgcacccaccttatagtagccccatctaaattgtatctGCCtcgtttatcaataagaatatcatgcgagaccgtatcaaatgccttactaaagtctaggtataccacatccacagcttctccctgatccccaagactcattatcctatcaaagaaagctatcagattggtttgacgcgatttgttctttacaaatccatgctggctattccctatcaccttaccaccttccaagtgtttgcagatgatttccttaattacttgctccattatcttccctggcacagaagttaaactaaatggtctgtagtttcctgggttgtttttatttacctttttatagatgggcactatatttgcccttttccagtcttctggaatctctcccgtctcccatgattttccagataatagctagaggctcagatacctcctctattagctccttgagtattctaggatgcattgcatcaggccctggtgacttgcaggcatctaacttttctaagtgatttttaacttgttctttttttattttatctgctaaacctacccccttcccattagcattcactatgttaggcattccttcagacttctcggtgaagaccgaaacaaagaagtttttgtttaagcatctctgccatttccaagtttcctgttactgtttctccctcttcactgagcagtgggcctaccctgtctttggtcttcctcttgcttctaaagtATTGATAAAAagccttcttgtttccctttattcctgtagctagtttgagctcattttgtgcctttgcctttctaatcttgcccctgcattcctgtgttgtttgcctatattcatcctttgtaatctgtcctagtttccattttttatatgactcctttttattttttagatcatgcaagatctcgtggttaagccaaggtggtcttttgccacattttctatctttcctaaccagcggaatagcttgcttttgggcccttaatagtgtccctttgaaaaaactGCCAaatctcctcagttgtttttcccctcagtcttgattcccatgggaccttacctatcagctctctgagcttaccaaaatccgccttcctgaaatccattgtctctattttgctgttctcccttctacccttccttagaattgcaaactctatgatttcatgatcactttcacccaagctgccttctactttcaaattctcaacaagtttctccctatttgttaaaatcaagtctagaacagcttcccccccagtagctttttcaaccttctgaaataaattaattaatacatCCTATGTTCCTTAATGTTCTTTTCCAGGTATCTTAATATAACTGCACAAAAAAACTCATGATTTagctgtatattttaaaaaattctattgcATGACATTGCTTAGTAGAAAAAGTGAATATTAAAAAAGAAGTGTAGTATATTCTGTTCTTGATTACATTTGAGGAATATTATTGAGTTCAGATGGCTGCAGTGAAATTACTCTGAGTTTACACCAATATAATaacctgaatttggcccattagctGAGTTTTAAGATTGACTAATATTTATTCTTAGTAATATAACAGATATGTCATGAACTGGCTTAATTGATATTAGGATATAAGTTCACATGtaaatgtacattttctttcaaacaGGTACAGAGAGAGCATGAAACCAAATCAAAAACCCGTGGAAGCGTGCAATCGTCTGATACCTGGATACACAGGTAAATAATGTGTTTGGGCCACATCCTGACCTCCTTTCTCAGCTTTAAACCCAACTTTACTAGCCAGTGGAGGATTCCCCTGCATCATGGAAAATCCATTGGTGACAAAGAACTGCAATAGCAACTACCATATTATGATCCTCTGCTCTATTTTACCATGCCAAAGCCTGGCAGCCTGGGATTGGTGGAATGTAAACATGCCTTAAAATCACCCCCTCCCTAGACTTTCAACATGCACAGCTCAGCTGATCTGGAGAATTTGGGCCAGAATAGTAGCTTTGCATTTGAATTTACTTTCTTGGATTAGTTCACATAAGAGCTGGACCTGATCCACAACGTTTGGATCCAGAACGAAACCACCGCAATGTTCAGAGATAGTTCAGAACCAGGATTTTGGCTCAGTGCAAAGTTCAGACTGACAAAATTCAGAGACAGTTGGAAGTGGGATTTTCGTTCAGACCCATCCGATTTAAATCAGATTCTTATCTCTATTTCTTTAGCATTTAACATAGTCATAATAGTTTCAGGTTCAATGTTAAAGAAATATGTAGTTGTGCTATATGCATCTATTCTTTATAATGAAAATAAGTTATTACATGGTGAAAGTCTGCTTTGGGGGTTGGTCTCCCATATAAAAGACCTACATCTACTTCTTATAATTCAGGAGTTCATTTTAATGTTCaattttcaaccaaaatgaatgatctgaaactgcattttcaaaGCGTCATGTAAAAGAAGGacaatccccctcccacccacacacacacaaaaaagcatttCAAACCACCCTTCAGACTGACGTTTTGGTACAGTAAAGATAATTGCTATTAGCAGAATCGATACGTCATAAGGGGATTGTACTTTCATAGCCCTTGTCAAAATGTGGCTTGTTTCTAAGGTCATAGGAGATCACTGTAGTTGTAACCATGTATATAattgcggtgtgtgtgtgtgtaatttgaaGAACTAAGAATGGCAGATAATGTTCTATGTTTGCTTGATAATTTCACTCTGTAAATGCTTGCAATATGTTCCATTAGATCTTGTGAGCTTTTAACATTTATCCTGTTTACTCTTTTAGGCTATGTCCCCCAAAGATTCTATAGAATTGGCACTACTTATGGAGATGATTCAATGGCATGTATGACCTTATTCCACAATGCTACTCAAAGAAGCAGAGACGCACAGAATGGGCTGAGATACATAGCAGCCACTACTCCCAAACTTCCATCTATTTGCTCCCATGAAGATGTTTTACAAGCACTTTATGACTATAATTCTAAACACCATCCTTATATGCTACGTACTGTATTTAAGTTGTAATGAACTTGATTTCAGCCAAACATTCAATTAATGTTACTAGTACAATGTGAATTATAATTACAGTCTTCATGGACATAGTAAGAACCAAATTTTACCTTAGTTGCTAGCACATTGCTCTGATTTCTGTGGGAGTTACACACACGTGCATTCagtgacagaatttggcccctatATCTTTCATTTCTATTCTAAATTTTGAGGTTTCTCAAATAGGTGTGTTTATATTTAAGGACAGAGTCTCATCTTGATGTGAAACATTTTACATGGATCTTGCATCAATTGTAATTGTTATCCAGAAATCCTTCCATAAATGGGGTTCCAAATGGACTCATGCAATAGCATGCTCTCAAATTGTGCTATTATCTAAAAATCTGaacccaatattttcaaacctggctGCCTAAACCTAGAGTAAAACCAACCTGCTGTTCTGAGGGGCTAAGCACTTGCTGCCCAGACTGACCTCAGTAGGAACTACAAATGGCCACCATCCCTGAAAATCTGTCATCTTATCTGGGTATCTAATTTTAGGCACTcagatttgaaaatattggcctacctttctggggcttgattctgccacctttattcatgagagagagagagaatgaattctTAAAGTAGTCTTGAGGAAAAGCAGTCTCATGTATCCTGGTTTTCCCTTCAGCAATAGCTTCTTTCCAAATCTTTCCTTGGGCTTCTCACTCTGGATAAGTGAGCCCCTGTTGTGGTTCTCCATGATTCATAGACTGTGAGTATCCATGAACTCCAAACACCAAGGCCCAAACATGACTTCAAGTGCTTTGACCCAAGCTGAGCTCAAACCCAATTGCCCGTCATGGATTCCTAACTACCCGCTGCGGCACTCTAGTATTTCTCATCTTATCAGAAGCGTTCCAGGACCACCCTGTAAAAGATGTTCAGAACTTCCTCCTGCAGTTACCTTAGAAACCCCAATGTCATCAGATAGAATGTTCCTGACTGACAGTTCTTAAGTCTGTAACTAGTGCCTTTCTTCCTACATAACTTAACGCACCACTGAATAACAGCCAGCTCTGTCTGAACGTGCAATGCACAACAAGACAACATTGCAGTTTAGAATAGAACGTTCAACTGTGTCCTGTTGAAACTGCAAGGCATCTTTCAGCAGGTAGAATGTAATTTCCTGTGTTGGAATTTTGACAGGCCATGGGTCCTAACATATATTTATATGCGTGAGCCTATTTCCTACTTAGGCACTGACACAAAACCCATTAcgttcaatggaaagactcttactggcttcagtgggctttggatcatgtcTTTAATGACCATTGGCCAAATTCTAAAGACCTTTCCTAGCCTGAGGAAGGACTGATTCAAAAGTGAGGAAGGACttcaggatctgggcccataaaagagaaaaagttatCTAAGCACCACTAAGGGGCATATCAAAAGTGGTGAGACCCACTCTTGGTGATATAAAGTGACTAATGAACATTCTATGAAGCATGTCAATTAACTGAGAACATTTGTTATAAGACAGGAACCTTTTTATCCTCTATGGTAAATATAAGCAGATATTTTCTTGGGCAGTTAGGTGTAATTTTGAGGTGGCATTTATTTGGTCATTTTGCAGGTACTGTAATAACTAAGAGAAGTTTACTAGAGCCCCCTATTCCTGGTTGGACTGGGTTTGTGCCTAGAGCAAGAGTCACTGAACTGGGATATGGTGTTCCTTACCATGAAATGACAAAAAATTGCTATCAGGATTTTAAGAACTTAAGAGATCGGGTCTGCTACGATCCCACCAGCAATTTCCAGAGGTAATTTTAGACTAAAATACATTGATCGAAAAGTACTACAATATATaagatggtgatgatgatgatgttaaaTGGTATGGTGGAGTAGAGCAATCAATAAATATAACCTCACCAATCACTAAAGCAATTAAAGGGAGTAGGACAGGTAACAGGGTTACATAGACTTTAGGGGCTCTCCTGGGGCATGATTGTCAGGAATCTGTGTAGTACAGCATTTGTAATATaaagcatacttttttttttttttttgaaagactgCACTATACTgtgtatttttcataattttattttaaaagcttactTCTCTATAGAGGGTACTGAACATAGACAACACACAAGAACTACTGTGCACAGAAGCACATTGTTATATTTTGGTTATGCTGATATTCAGACCTTTTCTGTTCACCACTTGAACCACAAGTATTTCCAGTACATCCTGCTGCATGGTGAATCTGAggcagaggtggacaaactatggccgCGGGACTGTTCTGCctagcccctgagctcctggcccgggaggctagcctggctgtttggggaggcagcctcccctaaccagccctccatacaatttctgaaacccgatacagccctcaggccaaaaagtttacccatcTCTGATCTAAGGCCTCGCTTACAATAATCTCAGGTACTGGTGTAGTTTAACTGGTACAAACATCTAGTGGATTTTCACCAGAGCATCATTATTTGCCCCAGTGAGGCATATACCAGTAGCTGAAAGGTCAGTGTAGAAAAGATCTACATTTGGCAGCCTCGGTAGGACTGAAAATTCAGTATTGATAGGAGGAAAAGCTCTTGGGAACCTCGCTTTTAATCCAGAAAAGCACATCAAGTGACTGCTTATTTCAgtactgtatttaatttaatagaAAAGCTCTGAATCTTTTTCTGCTTATCTGACATTTGCATTGCCAACGAAATTTAAGTTTGCCTCAGTATTTAGTGTTGACAAAGCCTTAGCAGCTGTCAGCAAGAGGCAATGATGGGTTGGGAGCAGGAAGACAAGTGAGTCTGGGCTTTTGACCTTGGAAGGACAGGAGAGTTGGTCTGTACCACTATAAGCAGAATGGGCAGGCCTCTTACTATCTAGGAAAGGATTTGGCAGTGGAGCAGGGGGAAGAGTGTGGCTGTGAAGACTTGAGAGTTTGAATTGCCATAGAGGGGTGGTCAAGGCATCGGAAACAGGACTTTCCCTTTCCAAACTTGGCGAGAGGGAGtatttcccttcttccctcctcccactgagtGACAGATGCTGCACCTCTGCAGGCAACTTCCATCTTCCTCCTGCTGATTAAGGGAATACACTGGCCTCAGCACATCCATTTTCCTCCCAGTACAGTGCACAAGCCTAATTATGAGTTGGTGTTTCctaacacacacacgcacacacacatacacacacagcaccCGACAGATATGTCATCACGGAGCATGTGTTAGCACTTGCTGAGGCTGTAATTGAGGTTTTGCACTATACAGTGAGGACGTCTAATATGTTGTGTGCTGAGTGCTTACTCAGCTGTTGGAAAGCGTAAGGGACCTATGTTCACAGCTCCCCCCTACACAGCCTCACCCATGCACCCCATTTTCCTCACAGGTATACCTATGCACCCAGTGAAATTGGTGGACTTGCATGAGTTtagctgagagcagaacttggtcCAGTGGATGAAATCCTGTCTGTTGGTGTCAGTTGGATCCCATATTCCATGTACACGCAAAACTCCCTGGAAAGGCAATGGGTGTTTGGGGTGTGCAAGGAACACATGAGTATTGTGGGCATGTGGGGCAAGACTCGTGAGCAGAACACATACAGTTGGAAGGCAACTAAGGCCATGAGAGTTAAAAATTAAGTCTGGTAGTTTTGTAAAACATGGGGACATGTAAGCAAATTCTGAAATGATAGAAGTTAGAGGATACCTTCTGaactatgattttgttttattttagagcAAAATGTATTAAGTTAAAGTTAGCAAAGTTCCCAGCGCATACCAAAGGTTCTACAGGGCTGAAGGGATGCTGCCAAAATATAGTGGTCATATTCCATGTAAGAATTT
Proteins encoded in this region:
- the C7H10orf82 gene encoding LOW QUALITY PROTEIN: uncharacterized protein C10orf82 homolog (The sequence of the model RefSeq protein was modified relative to this genomic sequence to represent the inferred CDS: substituted 1 base at 1 genomic stop codon), translated to MKPNQKPVEACNRLIPGYTGYVPQRFYRIGTTYGDDSMACMTLFHNATQRSRDAQNGLRYIAATTPKLPSICSHEDVLQALYDYNSKHHPYMLRTVITKRSLLEPPIPGWTGFVPRARVTELGYGVPYHEMTKNCYQDFKNLRDRVCYDPTSNFQRGKMYXVKVSKVPSAYQRFYRAEGMLPKYSGHIPYEHLVIGKTFGNLCRSSSVCTHMEESYGAHLTKKRNATLKLPKNLKFNMKS